A stretch of Aureispira sp. CCB-E DNA encodes these proteins:
- a CDS encoding alkane 1-monooxygenase — protein sequence MWRDLKYLLAYIIPAIVAHALYYRGIWSFNGVTVAFIAIPILEAFFPGNTNNLDKEEEQTQASKVFFNILLYLNVPMLIGITYWYFYTLANTALQTYEVIGLTLTVGIYLGGVGINVAHELGHRTEALPKFLSKILLIPNLYMHFAIEHNHGHHVNIATPKDPASSRFNETIYAFYFRSVIFSYISAWSLEARRLKQQEKPVVSIHNQMIQFQCIQLGYLALVVFLFGWSLLPFAILTAILGFLMLETVNYIEHYGLQRRQLESGRYEPVQPWHSWNCNHDIGRILLYELTRHSDHHYKSTRKYQVLRHFEKAPLLPWGYPTSMLIALIPPLWFYLMNPKVEAFNQRLVA from the coding sequence ATGTGGAGAGATTTAAAATACTTGCTAGCCTATATTATTCCTGCAATTGTCGCACATGCCTTGTACTACAGAGGTATTTGGTCTTTTAATGGAGTTACAGTTGCTTTCATCGCCATTCCTATTCTGGAAGCGTTTTTCCCTGGCAATACCAATAATTTGGATAAAGAAGAAGAACAAACCCAAGCCAGCAAAGTATTTTTTAATATTCTGCTCTATTTAAATGTTCCCATGCTTATTGGTATTACTTATTGGTATTTCTATACCTTAGCCAATACTGCTTTGCAAACTTATGAAGTCATTGGTTTGACTCTAACTGTAGGAATTTACTTAGGAGGCGTTGGCATCAATGTAGCCCATGAATTAGGACATCGCACAGAAGCCCTGCCTAAGTTTCTATCTAAGATATTACTAATCCCTAATCTGTATATGCATTTTGCCATTGAACACAACCATGGTCATCACGTCAATATCGCTACGCCCAAGGATCCTGCTAGTTCAAGATTCAATGAAACCATCTATGCCTTTTACTTTAGGTCAGTCATTTTTAGCTATATTTCTGCATGGAGTTTAGAAGCGAGGCGTTTGAAACAACAAGAAAAACCTGTTGTCAGTATACACAATCAAATGATTCAATTTCAGTGCATTCAATTGGGTTATTTGGCATTGGTTGTCTTTCTCTTTGGATGGTCTTTGTTGCCTTTTGCTATTCTTACAGCCATACTAGGATTTTTAATGTTAGAAACAGTCAATTATATTGAACATTATGGCTTGCAACGCCGTCAATTAGAGTCAGGGCGATACGAGCCTGTTCAACCTTGGCACTCATGGAATTGCAATCATGATATTGGAAGAATTCTATTGTATGAATTAACAAGACATTCCGACCATCATTATAAATCAACTAGAAAATATCAAGTGTTGCGCCACTTCGAGAAAGCCCCTTTACTACCTTGGGGCTATCCAACTTCTATGTTGATTGCTCTTATTCCTCCTTTATGGTTTTATCTAATGAACCCAAAAGTAGAAGCATTTAACCAACGTTTGGTGGCTTAA
- the nhaD gene encoding sodium:proton antiporter NhaD, whose protein sequence is MLAAVIITFIIGYLAIVFEHPLKLDKTVPALIMAAICWALVSLGHIPLPEGHVAAHGAGGAHDYYKDELGPTLLHHIGKTAEILIFLIGAMTIVELIDLHKGFSAITERIKTTKKSTMLWLITPLAFFLSATLDNLACTIVLVSLLRKLVPVKEERIYFVGLAVIAANAGGAWSPIGDVTTTMLWINDKVSTTGLIVNILIPSIVCAIVPTFLMSRMSYMQGAITIPDTPVGQAEQHTKKVKGSGIMLVAGLLGLVFVPIFKVVTHLPPYVGMMLSLGVVWLISEYLHPDEDFEDKHHYSAHNALSRIEMSSILFFLGILMAVAALESMGTLKDLAVSMDNTIPSRDIVIAVLGLGSALIDNVPLVAAAMGMYIEPMDAKLWHFLAYSAGTGGSMLIIGSAAGVAAMGMEKIDFMWYLKKIAWLAFFGFAAGAAAFLLLYPIINPS, encoded by the coding sequence ATGCTAGCAGCAGTAATTATTACGTTTATCATTGGTTATTTGGCAATCGTTTTCGAACACCCTTTAAAGTTAGATAAAACGGTTCCTGCATTAATAATGGCCGCAATTTGTTGGGCTTTAGTATCATTGGGACATATCCCACTTCCAGAGGGACACGTAGCCGCTCATGGAGCAGGAGGAGCACATGATTATTACAAAGATGAACTAGGACCAACGCTTTTACATCATATTGGTAAGACCGCTGAAATTCTTATCTTTTTGATTGGTGCTATGACGATTGTAGAGTTGATTGACTTGCACAAAGGATTTTCGGCTATTACAGAGCGTATCAAAACAACAAAGAAATCTACGATGCTTTGGCTGATAACCCCTTTAGCTTTCTTTCTTTCGGCTACTTTAGATAACTTGGCTTGCACAATCGTTTTGGTTTCTTTGCTAAGAAAATTAGTGCCAGTAAAAGAGGAGCGTATTTATTTTGTTGGTTTGGCTGTCATTGCTGCCAATGCAGGGGGAGCTTGGTCTCCAATTGGAGATGTGACAACAACTATGCTCTGGATTAATGATAAAGTTTCTACAACAGGTTTGATTGTTAATATATTAATACCTTCTATTGTGTGTGCGATTGTGCCCACTTTCTTGATGTCTAGAATGTCTTATATGCAAGGGGCTATTACAATTCCTGATACGCCTGTAGGACAAGCAGAGCAACATACTAAGAAAGTAAAAGGAAGTGGAATTATGTTGGTTGCAGGTCTATTGGGTTTGGTGTTTGTTCCAATCTTTAAAGTAGTGACGCACTTGCCTCCATATGTAGGTATGATGCTTTCATTGGGAGTGGTATGGTTGATTTCTGAATATCTACATCCTGACGAAGATTTTGAAGATAAGCACCATTATTCAGCACACAATGCATTGTCTAGAATTGAGATGTCAAGTATCTTGTTTTTTCTAGGAATTTTGATGGCTGTTGCAGCATTAGAGTCAATGGGAACTCTAAAAGATTTGGCAGTGTCTATGGACAATACGATTCCAAGTAGAGATATAGTAATTGCTGTTTTAGGTTTAGGTTCAGCTTTGATTGATAATGTACCTTTGGTAGCAGCAGCAATGGGAATGTATATTGAGCCTATGGATGCTAAATTATGGCATTTCTTGGCGTACTCAGCTGGTACGGGAGGATCTATGTTGATTATTGGTTCTGCGGCAGGTGTAGCAGCAATGGGAATGGAGAAAATTGATTTTATGTGGTATTTGAAGAAAATTGCTTGGTTGGCATTTTTTGGCTTTGCAGCAGGGGCAGCAGCGTTTTTGTTGTTGTATCCTATTATCAATCCTTCGTAA
- a CDS encoding DEAD/DEAH box helicase: MKSNKITTKHILERLQIDALNEMQQAMERTAQQAPNIVLLSPTGSGKTLAFLVALLQQLNDAPELGVQALILTPSRELALQITQVFKDMQTGYKVSCCYGGHSIQTELNSLQVPPTLLVGTPGRIADHLRRESFSTQNIEHLVLDEFDKSLELGFSKEMSFIIEHLSNLQRRHLTSATTAVEVPEFVGLNDYTTLNFLADKNAEALSTKALVTTSAHRENDFLKLVNYVGSEATLIFCNQKTTVERVHQMLSRAGIIHDVFHGSLEQKDRELALIKFRNGSHNILVTTDLAARGLDIPTIQHIIHYQLPHTEAEFIHRNGRTARMKATGTAYLILEQDKPWRTYIDETIEYIELPEKVLPLQKPTWKTLYISAGKKDKINKFDIVGTLFKKGGLQKEDLGLVVVKEHLAYAAVHESKVKQVIKNVHKQRIKKKKVLIELAR; this comes from the coding sequence ATGAAATCGAACAAAATTACAACAAAACACATTCTTGAGCGGTTGCAAATTGATGCTTTGAACGAAATGCAACAGGCAATGGAACGTACAGCTCAACAGGCTCCGAACATTGTCTTGCTCTCGCCTACTGGATCTGGGAAAACGCTTGCTTTTTTAGTAGCACTCTTACAACAACTTAACGACGCACCTGAGCTTGGGGTTCAAGCTTTAATATTAACGCCTTCAAGAGAGCTTGCGCTTCAAATTACGCAAGTTTTTAAGGACATGCAGACAGGATACAAAGTTAGCTGCTGTTATGGTGGTCACTCTATTCAAACCGAACTAAATAGCCTTCAAGTTCCTCCAACCCTTTTGGTTGGAACACCTGGTCGGATTGCAGATCATTTGCGGCGGGAAAGCTTTTCTACTCAAAATATTGAACATCTTGTTCTAGATGAATTTGATAAATCATTAGAATTAGGCTTTTCCAAGGAAATGTCTTTTATTATCGAACATTTGTCTAATTTGCAACGCCGACATCTGACATCTGCGACTACAGCTGTAGAAGTACCTGAATTTGTTGGTCTAAACGACTATACTACCTTAAATTTTCTTGCTGACAAAAACGCTGAAGCTCTAAGCACCAAAGCTTTGGTAACTACTAGTGCGCATCGAGAAAACGATTTTTTGAAGTTGGTCAACTATGTTGGCTCGGAAGCAACGCTTATCTTTTGCAATCAAAAAACAACCGTTGAACGAGTACATCAGATGCTCTCTAGAGCGGGGATAATTCACGATGTATTTCATGGTAGCTTGGAGCAAAAAGACAGAGAATTAGCCCTAATCAAATTTAGAAATGGAAGTCACAACATCCTTGTTACGACAGATTTAGCAGCAAGGGGCTTAGACATTCCAACCATTCAACACATTATTCATTATCAACTACCGCATACCGAGGCAGAATTCATCCATAGAAATGGTCGAACAGCACGGATGAAAGCAACAGGAACCGCTTATCTTATTTTGGAACAGGACAAGCCATGGAGAACCTATATTGATGAAACAATAGAATATATTGAACTGCCAGAAAAGGTTCTTCCTTTACAGAAACCAACTTGGAAAACACTCTACATTAGTGCTGGGAAAAAAGACAAAATTAATAAGTTCGACATTGTTGGCACTTTATTCAAAAAAGGAGGACTTCAAAAAGAAGACTTAGGATTGGTTGTTGTAAAAGAACACTTAGCTTATGCTGCTGTACACGAAAGTAAGGTTAAACAAGTCATTAAAAACGTTCATAAACAACGCATTAAAAAGAAAAAAGTATTAATAGAATTAGCTCGATAA
- a CDS encoding alpha/beta hydrolase, with protein MPFLEYKEHQVYYHQYGDGDKVLIALHGFADNGDLFKDIALKVWSNDYTTLAIDLPFHGQKTSWKEDIYKPEDIAHIVLLLLQQFKVESCTMACHSMGGRIIWGILPLLAKQIEEIYFFAPAGFQYTFTASRLWCPMWFRKRARNHFETSEGILRFFEVTHRLKLMNRATYLVFKQQLDLPRRRARMLKTWMAMYYFPMKASMAHLKLLNQYQVKTYFFYGKKDRITPATHAQKFLKQLDETELLVFKGNHFFVREKLAQPLKSWYERTQQGRLQ; from the coding sequence GTGCCTTTCTTAGAATACAAAGAACACCAAGTTTATTATCACCAATATGGAGATGGTGATAAAGTATTAATTGCATTGCATGGGTTTGCAGATAATGGAGATTTGTTCAAGGATATTGCTCTTAAGGTGTGGTCAAACGACTATACTACCTTGGCTATTGATCTTCCTTTTCATGGTCAGAAAACAAGTTGGAAGGAAGATATTTATAAACCCGAGGATATTGCCCACATCGTTTTGTTGTTATTGCAGCAATTTAAAGTAGAATCTTGCACTATGGCTTGTCATAGCATGGGGGGAAGAATCATTTGGGGGATTTTGCCTTTATTGGCAAAGCAAATAGAGGAAATCTATTTTTTTGCTCCCGCAGGTTTTCAATACACATTCACAGCAAGCCGTCTTTGGTGCCCTATGTGGTTTAGAAAGCGAGCTAGAAACCATTTTGAAACCTCGGAGGGAATTTTGAGATTTTTTGAAGTGACGCACCGCTTGAAATTAATGAACCGAGCGACTTACTTGGTGTTCAAACAACAATTGGATTTACCTAGACGGCGAGCAAGAATGCTAAAGACGTGGATGGCGATGTATTATTTCCCTATGAAGGCTAGTATGGCACATTTAAAATTACTCAATCAATACCAAGTTAAGACCTATTTTTTTTATGGAAAAAAGGATCGAATTACACCTGCAACACATGCCCAAAAATTTTTAAAGCAACTAGATGAAACTGAATTGCTTGTGTTTAAAGGAAATCATTTCTTTGTGCGAGAGAAATTAGCCCAACCTTTAAAGTCTTGGTATGAAAGAACCCAACAAGGTCGCTTGCAATAG
- a CDS encoding BatA domain-containing protein, which yields MSFVYPWFLWALLAIVIPIIIHLFHFRRFKTVYFTNVKFLKEVKEQTSARSKVKHLLVLAARILTIAFLVFAFAMPYIPSKGGQTAAGNKDVSIFFDNSFSMAAESEDVRLLEKARSRVEEIVSAYSVDDRIQILTADFEGRDQRLLSKEDALTRLNEVEITYNVRNLSKVLARQKQAVNGGKNKNKEIYIVSDFQKNITDLERYEDTTINLNLVPLQSVQNQNVAIDTAWFQSPVQSLNQPNPLVVKVRNLSDKEIPNVRMSLFIDNQTRPIGTLTIPAQTSVYDTIDIPVLRTGWYEAKLNITDFPIEFDNDYYFTFNVDEQVDILQIHGGSPNRFVSATFKDNEYFKATAQNAGQLNYSDFPNYDLVILDELLTIPSGLISELKNYVTNGGNVVVFPHHEANLNDYNNLTRQFNANSYGTLDTRERKVSFINFEEFIFNDVFEERRSNLKLPITQANFKITKKASTGEEVILRYRDGGTFVGKYRKGKGHLFLCAAPLGLDYSDFVKNGEIFVPMLYKMALSATSEDKVAYIIGKDEVLETDNRASSSELVYKMKGKQGEFIPEQRPMGSRVSLGMNNQIRSAGFYDLFLKEGEVLDKFGFNYDRKESFLSFYNQDELGGLVGDQVAIIEGTNVTDFTEIIATQSKGTALWKWCLILALIFLAIETVLLRLWKVK from the coding sequence ATGAGCTTTGTATATCCTTGGTTTTTGTGGGCTTTATTGGCAATAGTAATTCCAATCATTATTCATCTTTTTCATTTTAGAAGATTTAAAACTGTTTATTTTACTAATGTCAAATTTTTAAAGGAGGTAAAAGAACAAACATCTGCTCGCTCTAAGGTTAAGCATTTATTGGTCTTAGCGGCTCGTATTTTGACCATTGCTTTTCTAGTATTTGCTTTTGCAATGCCTTACATCCCAAGCAAGGGAGGGCAGACAGCAGCGGGTAATAAAGATGTTAGTATCTTTTTTGATAACTCATTTAGTATGGCGGCAGAAAGTGAAGATGTGCGGTTGCTAGAAAAAGCTAGAAGTAGGGTAGAGGAAATTGTATCTGCTTACAGTGTCGATGATCGAATTCAAATTTTGACAGCAGATTTTGAAGGTAGAGATCAACGCTTGTTGAGCAAAGAAGATGCTTTGACACGATTGAACGAGGTGGAAATTACGTACAATGTTCGCAACTTATCGAAGGTGTTGGCTCGTCAAAAACAAGCAGTGAACGGAGGAAAGAATAAAAATAAGGAAATTTATATTGTTTCAGATTTTCAGAAAAATATTACGGATTTAGAGCGTTATGAAGACACAACAATCAATTTGAACTTAGTGCCTTTACAATCGGTTCAAAACCAAAATGTAGCGATTGATACAGCTTGGTTTCAATCGCCTGTCCAAAGCTTAAATCAGCCCAATCCACTGGTTGTAAAAGTTCGAAATTTGAGCGATAAAGAAATTCCAAATGTACGTATGAGCTTGTTTATAGACAATCAAACTCGTCCTATCGGAACCTTAACAATTCCCGCTCAAACTTCTGTTTATGATACCATTGATATTCCCGTTTTGCGTACAGGGTGGTATGAAGCTAAATTGAATATCACAGATTTTCCAATAGAGTTTGACAACGATTATTATTTTACCTTTAATGTCGATGAGCAAGTTGATATTTTACAAATTCATGGAGGCTCGCCCAACCGTTTTGTATCGGCTACATTTAAAGATAACGAGTATTTTAAAGCAACTGCTCAAAATGCAGGTCAACTGAATTATTCGGATTTCCCCAATTATGATTTGGTGATCTTAGATGAGTTATTAACGATTCCTTCAGGATTGATTAGCGAATTAAAAAACTATGTGACAAATGGAGGAAATGTTGTTGTTTTTCCGCACCACGAAGCTAATCTAAACGATTATAATAATTTAACAAGGCAGTTCAATGCCAACAGTTATGGTACTTTAGATACTCGTGAGCGAAAGGTTTCATTTATTAATTTTGAGGAATTTATTTTTAATGATGTCTTTGAAGAACGACGCAGTAACTTAAAATTGCCAATAACACAAGCGAATTTTAAAATTACCAAAAAGGCATCTACAGGAGAGGAGGTAATCTTGAGATATAGAGATGGTGGTACGTTTGTGGGGAAATACCGAAAAGGCAAAGGACATCTGTTTCTCTGTGCTGCTCCTCTTGGCTTGGACTATTCTGATTTTGTCAAAAATGGAGAAATTTTTGTCCCAATGTTGTATAAAATGGCTTTATCGGCTACTAGCGAAGATAAAGTAGCCTATATAATCGGCAAGGATGAAGTTTTGGAAACGGATAACCGTGCTTCTTCTTCAGAACTAGTATATAAAATGAAGGGCAAGCAGGGCGAATTTATTCCCGAACAGCGTCCTATGGGTAGTCGTGTGTCTTTAGGAATGAACAATCAAATTCGTTCGGCTGGTTTCTATGATTTATTCCTAAAGGAGGGAGAGGTCTTAGATAAGTTTGGGTTTAATTATGATCGAAAAGAATCCTTTTTATCATTTTATAACCAAGATGAATTAGGCGGTTTAGTAGGAGATCAAGTGGCGATTATAGAGGGGACTAATGTAACAGATTTTACTGAAATTATAGCTACCCAAAGCAAAGGAACAGCTTTGTGGAAATGGTGTTTGATTTTAGCCCTAATTTTTCTGGCAATCGAAACCGTTTTGTTGCGGTTGTGGAAAGTAAAGTAA
- a CDS encoding TetR/AcrR family transcriptional regulator: MGRKSKADVRKKEILEHFYIILKDEGFENASIAKIANLMDVNPSLLIHYFKTKDEMVVAFVKFLLGRYEETFKEKMFNSEDPQERFSNTLDIMFSEDWLNFSDQTVFYACYYLSSRNIRIKELFQEMYNKFKQLLIPEAVSWIEAGIVKDIEPENVADYLIIVNEGLTYFDKLMSDPEGFKRRAKFLKEAVIKTLTT, from the coding sequence ATGGGAAGAAAAAGCAAAGCAGATGTACGCAAGAAAGAAATATTAGAGCATTTCTACATTATATTAAAAGATGAAGGGTTTGAAAATGCATCCATTGCAAAAATTGCCAATTTGATGGATGTAAACCCTAGTTTGTTGATTCACTATTTCAAAACTAAAGATGAAATGGTCGTGGCATTCGTGAAATTTTTGCTAGGACGTTACGAAGAAACATTTAAAGAAAAAATGTTTAATTCAGAAGATCCCCAAGAGCGATTTAGCAATACTTTGGATATCATGTTCAGCGAAGATTGGTTGAATTTTTCTGATCAAACAGTTTTTTATGCTTGTTATTATTTGTCTTCTCGAAACATTCGTATTAAAGAACTCTTTCAAGAAATGTACAATAAGTTTAAGCAATTGTTGATTCCCGAAGCTGTTTCTTGGATCGAAGCAGGTATTGTTAAAGATATAGAGCCTGAAAATGTTGCGGATTATCTCATTATTGTCAACGAAGGCTTGACGTATTTTGATAAATTAATGAGCGATCCCGAAGGTTTCAAACGTCGAGCTAAATTCTTAAAAGAAGCCGTAATCAAAACCTTAACAACATAG
- a CDS encoding GtrA family protein, protein MTSFLLRIIDLGYFIFKPFIPLKTYRYAVCGGGNLVLDTILYFVVFHFVLNKQNLDLYFIVLSAHIASLFFVFPITFCIGFLLNRFIVFPESNLPMRTQFVRYFIAGMITLLISYLSMKILVDLIGFYPTPSKILTTVIAVLFSYMMQTKFSFKVQDVN, encoded by the coding sequence ATGACTTCTTTTTTACTCCGAATTATTGACCTTGGTTATTTTATTTTTAAACCATTTATTCCGCTTAAAACCTATCGATATGCTGTTTGTGGTGGAGGAAACTTAGTACTAGATACGATTTTGTATTTTGTAGTTTTTCATTTTGTACTAAACAAACAAAATTTAGATTTGTACTTTATTGTATTAAGTGCTCATATCGCTTCCTTATTTTTTGTTTTTCCCATCACTTTCTGTATTGGCTTTCTGCTAAATCGTTTTATTGTTTTTCCTGAATCGAATTTACCGATGAGGACACAATTTGTTAGGTACTTCATTGCAGGGATGATTACATTATTAATCAGTTACCTTTCGATGAAAATTTTGGTAGACTTAATTGGTTTTTACCCAACACCATCCAAAATTCTAACGACTGTTATTGCTGTATTGTTTAGTTATATGATGCAAACTAAATTTAGCTTTAAAGTACAAGATGTAAACTAA
- a CDS encoding PLP-dependent aspartate aminotransferase family protein has protein sequence MKDWSQILTHHGEEKEKYYNAIVPPIIQSSNFSFPNVKAFREGFKNELDGSIYTRGNNPTVNILRQKMAALEGSEDALILASGSAAISAAIVANLSAGDHIICVQKPYSWTFKLLDKFLSRFGVEHSFVDATTIQEIEAAIRPNTKVLMLESPNSLTFEIQDLKACAQLAQQHNITTIIDNSYASPYYQNPIDYGIDIVVHSGTKYLGGHSDVVFGVVCASKAMIQKIFYSEYMTLGACISPNDAWLVLRGLRTLPIRLEKISQTAEQVIAFLKNHPKVDYVLYPLDKDFPQYNLAQAQMRGAGGLFSVNFKAKTIEQMEQFSDALAPFFQFAVSWGGHESLQIPTCVFYNLHPNEVPPLPFTFVRYYVGLEEPEYLIDKLTTALKLL, from the coding sequence ATGAAAGATTGGTCTCAGATTTTAACCCACCATGGCGAGGAAAAGGAAAAGTATTACAACGCTATTGTTCCTCCTATTATTCAATCCTCCAACTTTAGTTTTCCAAATGTCAAAGCATTTAGAGAGGGGTTCAAGAACGAACTAGATGGTTCTATTTATACGCGCGGCAATAATCCAACTGTAAATATCCTTCGTCAAAAAATGGCCGCCCTAGAAGGAAGTGAAGATGCTCTGATTTTGGCTAGTGGCTCCGCAGCTATTTCTGCTGCTATAGTAGCCAACCTTTCGGCAGGGGATCACATTATTTGTGTTCAAAAACCTTATAGTTGGACATTTAAGTTGCTGGATAAGTTCTTAAGTCGATTTGGCGTGGAACACAGTTTTGTAGATGCTACTACAATACAAGAAATAGAAGCTGCCATTCGTCCCAATACCAAAGTTTTGATGCTAGAAAGCCCCAACTCCTTAACTTTTGAAATACAAGACCTAAAAGCTTGCGCTCAACTTGCTCAACAACACAACATTACGACCATTATCGACAACAGCTATGCTAGTCCTTATTATCAAAATCCTATTGACTACGGTATAGATATTGTTGTTCATTCAGGAACTAAATATCTGGGTGGTCATAGTGATGTTGTTTTTGGAGTTGTTTGTGCGTCTAAAGCCATGATTCAGAAAATATTCTATTCAGAATATATGACTCTAGGAGCCTGCATTTCTCCCAATGATGCTTGGTTGGTTCTGCGAGGATTGCGCACATTACCCATTCGTTTAGAAAAAATTAGCCAAACAGCTGAGCAAGTGATTGCCTTCTTAAAAAATCATCCTAAAGTCGATTATGTATTGTATCCACTCGATAAGGATTTTCCACAATACAACTTAGCTCAAGCTCAAATGCGTGGAGCAGGAGGTTTGTTTTCTGTTAATTTTAAAGCAAAAACAATAGAACAAATGGAACAATTCTCCGATGCCTTAGCTCCATTTTTTCAGTTCGCTGTCTCTTGGGGAGGACATGAATCTTTGCAAATACCTACCTGCGTCTTTTACAACTTGCACCCAAACGAAGTTCCCCCTCTCCCCTTTACTTTTGTACGATATTATGTTGGTTTAGAGGAGCCAGAATACTTGATTGATAAATTAACGACTGCTTTAAAATTGTTGTAG
- a CDS encoding DUF4412 domain-containing protein — MNKITLLLILFFTSIHLLSAQNFEGVIEMHQVTTNGLEYDLKWYIKGDKIAYELSSASSRGVQMRFVPLKSSNSMLMISGNTKTEIPSEKITTPVGFSMEDAKLEEKGSSSNSDFKRIQEWQITTAEMTARVEVTTDIGVNFAEYKQFFKSDYGLCALAESGKAGFPLNITIQDKQGNVLAKTTLKKVTRMPIADSYFK; from the coding sequence ATGAATAAAATAACTCTACTCTTAATTCTTTTCTTTACCAGCATTCATCTACTCTCTGCTCAAAATTTTGAAGGAGTTATCGAAATGCACCAAGTAACCACCAATGGCTTAGAATATGATTTAAAATGGTATATAAAAGGAGATAAAATTGCTTATGAACTATCGTCTGCCTCAAGTAGGGGCGTGCAAATGCGTTTTGTTCCTCTCAAAAGCTCTAACTCAATGCTAATGATTAGTGGGAACACAAAAACTGAAATTCCTTCTGAAAAAATTACCACCCCTGTTGGCTTTTCGATGGAAGATGCCAAATTAGAGGAAAAAGGTTCTAGCAGCAATAGTGATTTTAAACGCATTCAAGAATGGCAAATTACGACAGCCGAAATGACGGCTAGAGTTGAAGTAACAACAGATATAGGTGTCAACTTTGCTGAGTATAAACAGTTTTTTAAATCAGACTATGGTCTTTGTGCTTTGGCAGAATCTGGCAAAGCTGGTTTTCCCCTCAATATTACTATACAAGACAAGCAAGGAAATGTTTTGGCAAAGACAACTTTAAAAAAAGTAACTAGAATGCCCATTGCCGATTCTTACTTTAAATAG
- the ruvX gene encoding Holliday junction resolvase RuvX yields MARIMAIDYGIKRVGLATTDPMQIIASPLDTIATAKLMSFFESYLAIEEVECIVIGEPTHKDGTPTYLEGHIRGFIKRFSKAYPTIKIERQDENYTSKMAKDVIQKTVKKKKDRQDKELVDQISACIILQEYMGFY; encoded by the coding sequence ATGGCAAGAATTATGGCAATAGATTATGGTATCAAACGAGTAGGTCTGGCAACAACAGATCCTATGCAAATTATAGCTAGTCCTTTAGATACCATAGCAACAGCTAAGTTGATGTCTTTTTTTGAATCTTATTTGGCAATAGAAGAGGTAGAGTGCATTGTTATTGGTGAGCCGACACATAAAGACGGCACTCCAACATATCTAGAAGGGCATATAAGAGGTTTTATCAAGCGGTTTTCGAAGGCATATCCTACCATCAAAATTGAGCGCCAGGATGAAAATTATACATCCAAAATGGCTAAAGATGTAATTCAAAAAACCGTTAAAAAGAAAAAAGATAGGCAAGACAAAGAATTAGTGGACCAGATTAGTGCTTGTATTATTTTGCAAGAGTATATGGGGTTTTATTAG
- a CDS encoding TraB/GumN family protein: MTKKHSLLWEISGQSLATPSYLFGTMHVRDNRAFRNIDFLEQCIQNCAAFAAEFDLKDANPQQLQEATTLPEGVSLEDYLNPRIYKKLERLLQKETGHQLEHLKYSSPILIFNLISESQFQKDNAVALDSALYNIAEKADKELMGLETFQEQMSVFSKVDIKEQCRSLKKMATHFVSFRREIKKTSELYIQGDLQKLLKKAKKSIGGMRQVLLYDRNILMANRFEQFAKEQSLFAAIGAGHLGGKKGVLRLLKKKGYTVKPVYY, translated from the coding sequence ATGACAAAAAAACACAGCCTTCTTTGGGAAATTAGCGGTCAAAGTTTAGCCACACCATCTTATCTCTTTGGCACCATGCATGTAAGAGATAACCGTGCTTTTAGAAATATTGATTTTTTGGAACAATGCATTCAAAACTGTGCGGCTTTTGCAGCTGAGTTTGACTTAAAAGATGCCAACCCTCAACAACTCCAAGAGGCTACGACACTTCCTGAAGGTGTATCTTTAGAAGATTATTTAAATCCTAGAATCTATAAAAAACTAGAACGACTATTGCAGAAAGAAACAGGTCATCAATTAGAGCACCTAAAATACAGTTCTCCTATTTTGATTTTTAATTTGATCTCTGAATCTCAATTTCAAAAAGACAATGCGGTTGCATTAGATAGCGCCCTTTACAATATTGCGGAAAAAGCGGATAAAGAATTGATGGGTTTAGAGACATTTCAAGAACAAATGAGTGTGTTTTCTAAAGTTGATATCAAGGAACAATGTCGCTCCCTAAAAAAGATGGCAACGCATTTTGTTTCTTTTAGAAGAGAGATAAAAAAAACATCGGAGTTGTATATACAAGGTGATTTGCAAAAGTTGCTAAAAAAGGCAAAAAAATCAATTGGTGGCATGCGGCAAGTATTGCTTTATGATCGTAACATCCTCATGGCAAATAGATTTGAACAGTTTGCAAAAGAACAAAGTCTTTTTGCCGCCATTGGAGCAGGGCATTTGGGAGGAAAAAAAGGAGTTTTGAGATTATTAAAAAAGAAAGGATATACTGTTAAACCTGTTTATTACTAA